Proteins from a single region of Cydia strobilella chromosome 2, ilCydStro3.1, whole genome shotgun sequence:
- the LOC134752793 gene encoding uncharacterized protein LOC134752793, which translates to MSESDFEIEYLDEDEEVVQQCVQATGIADSSMPDALNSVPASPKYVVELPAPESSSGSLLVERTPVARTYKSYKRKKPREDDDSDYDPTDDFEVPGPRRYKRKMQTSTPRPPPTVERKPKVTHITNKRDDLKFRRALGLKIPNFEDPLCLPVKAVLKDESDARKLRNWNNLCLNHYRNHDTTLKPDAGETVGSQRTVVLRNVKNKLTGKNETTIWGKLTAQSQTDKKSEVFQSVLPKYREAKVLDFPVTVFKKGKSVQNVDTVVLSKEDEKEELLVVYKPKQALSAVYKLIEETNETEDPNKEEEKKKYLKELTACKLCAPCYQGSWRGYNKTDNKKKNVTCPICERTFVSVYNLLAHVKTHSSDHVKRYKKALSRTLACVVEYHYKCRICNEKCPSIRDLRRHVLTHQSLEQFQCEACNRVIRNDFSM; encoded by the exons ATGTCTGAATcagattttgaaattgaatatttAGATGAGGATGAAGAAGTTGTACAGCAATGCGTGCAAGCAACAGGAATTGCTGATAGCTCTATGCCCGATGCTTTGAATAGTGTTCCGGCATCTCCTAAGTATGTTGTGGAATTGCCAGCACCGGAATCTAGCTCAGGTTCTCTGCTTGTGGAGCGAACACCTGTGGCAAGAACTTATAAGAGTTATAAGCGAAAAAAGCCGAGAGAAGACGACGACTCTGACTATGACCCAACTGATGACTTTGAAGTGCCTGGCCCGCGTCGTTACAAAAGGAAGATGCAAACGTCGACCCCACGACCACCGCCGACCGTCGAGCGTAAACCAAAGGTTACTCACATCACGAATAAAAGAGACGATTTAAAGTTTAGAAGAGCTTTGGGCTTAAAAATTCCAAACTTTGAAGATCCTCTTTGTTTGCCCGTGAAAGCTGTTTTAAAGGATGAAAGTGACGCAAGAAAATTGAGGAATTGGAATAATTTGTGCTTGAACCATTACAGGAATCATGACACTACTTTAAAGCCTGATGCTGGAGAAACAGTGGGCTCTCAACGAACTGTAGTGTTGAggaatgtcaaaaataaattaacag GCAAAAATGAAACAACCATATGGGGCAAGCTGACAGCACAGAGTCAAACCGACAAGAAATCTGAAGTGTTCCAATCTGTACTACCCAAATACAGAGAGGCAAAAGTCCTGGACTTCCCGGTGACTGTATTCAAGAAGGGAAAGAGTGTGCAGAATGTGGATACAGTTGTGCTGAGCAAGGAGGATGAAAAAGAGGAGTTGCTCGTGGTCTACAAGCCTAAGCAAGCTCTTAGTGCAGTCTATAAACTAATCGAGGAAACAAA TGAAACAGAGGACCCCAACAAGgaagaagaaaagaagaaataccTCAAGGAACTAACAGCTTGCAAATTATGTGCCCCCTGTTACCAAGGCTCATGGCGAGGCTACAACAAGACTGATAATAAGAAAA AGAATGTGACCTGTCCAATTTGCGAGCGAACATTCGTGAGCGTGTACAACCTGCTCGCGCACGTGAAGACACACAGCAGCGACCACGTGAAGCGCTACAAAAAGGCGCTCTCCAGGACTCTAGCTTGT GTGGTGGAGTACCACTACAAGTGCCGCATTTGTAACGAGAAGTGTCCCAGCATCAGGGATCTCCGCAGACACGTCCTCACTCACCAAA